Proteins co-encoded in one Oncorhynchus tshawytscha isolate Ot180627B linkage group LG34, Otsh_v2.0, whole genome shotgun sequence genomic window:
- the LOC121841804 gene encoding uncharacterized protein LOC121841804, translating into MLANCMIFHTQIASIMEVLANAAVAEVCKLVDYDYAVFRLEITQSQKENSALQRKLQLLELKMARERVLASRSSSVKILDRYRGMARGEGHLTGGNRSFVKPTGHNTWIDDQPITVDEGSGTSTQHVIVIESANAEAAGPGVKLERSEGDEDPRHSRDIQTGAVHGVVPPVAPEDLTTAALPQARTRSSITEVSRTPSSRQRRRL; encoded by the exons ATGCTAGCTAACTGTATGATTTTTCAtactcaaatagcctccattatggaggtgctagcgaatgcagccgtggcagagGTCTGTAAACTGGTAGACTACGACTACGcggtgtttcgtttggaaataactcaaagccagaaagaaaacagtgCATTGCAGAGGAAACTACAGCTTCTGGAACTGAAGATGGCACGAGAGCGCGTCTTAGCCAGTCGTTCCAGTAGTGTCAAAATCCTTgaccgatacagaggaatggcaagag gtgaaggacatctcactggaggcaacaggagctttgtgaagccaACAGGACACAATACATGGAtagatgaccaaccaatcactgttgatgaggggagtggaacctcaacTCAGCACGTTattgtgatagag TCTGCAAATGCAGAAGCTGCAGGTCCTGGGGTCAAGCTGGAGAGGTCTGAAGGAGATGAGGACCCACGACacagcagagacatccagactggaGCAGTGCATGGAGTGGTGCCCCCTGTAGCCCCCGAGGACCTCACCACCGCTGCCTTGCCCCAGGCTAGGACCCGATCCAGCATCACGGAGGTCAGTCGAACGCCGTCCTCAAGACAGAGACGGAGACTTTAA
- the LOC112231617 gene encoding zinc finger and BTB domain-containing protein 18 isoform X3, with product MANCMVFHTQIASIMEVLANAAVAEICKLVDDDYAVFRLEITQSQKENMVLRRKLLELKVARERAERTVRERVLASRPSIKILDRYRVMARGEGHHNGGNRSFVKPAGHNTWRDDQPITVDERSGTSTQNVIVMESADPEAVGTGVKQERSGGEEPPRHSRDIQTGAASGAPSVATEDTITTPAQPRTRHSITEVSGTQNAVLKSETDTETLTVTHRSLHTGSDHRSDPERLGLLGCHPAPGSEYLPVFHQSQRTVNSRGDVDGDALDTGSDDPSCSYTAEMDPGKMPLGLETQTDLSREDWNRYSSSVYSKGCLDKKGEVIVVDEVKVESDAPPTWNTDSHLGDGHSQGRDFLNYRGSLETNLNVATHSSLDAFRGRDPVFTSMAPSDSHGQILFDQVLNSNDRARAQVQGEEATSGNSKEKRFLCMFCNKGFSCPQKVERHQRVHTGEKPFSCTQCEKRFSRQDNLKMHQRVHTGEKPFSCTQCHMRFALAGNLKMHLKVHTGERPFACTHCGKRFSERRYLRIHQQKNHATL from the exons atggctaactgtatggtttttcacactcaaattgCCTCCATTatggaggtgctagcgaatgcagctgTGGCAGAAATATGTAAACTCGTAGatgacgactatgcagtgtttcgtttggaaataactcaaagccagaaagaaaacatgGTATTGCGGAGGAAACTACTGGAACTGAAGGTGGCACGGGAGCGCGCAGAGAGGACAGTGCGAGAGCGCGTTCTCGCCAGTCGTCCAAGTATCAAGATCCTCGACCGGTACAGAGTaatggcaagag GTGAAGGACATCACAATGGAGGCAacaggagctttgtgaagccagcgggacacaacacatggagagatgaccaaccaatcactgttgatgagagaagtggaacctcaacccagaACGTTATCGTGATGGAG TCTGCAGATCCAGAGGCTGTAGGCACTGGGGTCAAACAGGAGAGGTCTGGAGGAGAGGAACCCCCACGACACAGCAGAGACATACAGACTGGAGCAGCGTCTGGAGCGCCCTCTGTAGCAACGGAGGACACCATCACCACCCCAGCGCAGCCCAGGACCCGACACagcatcacggaggtcagtggaacgcAGAACGCCGTCCTCAAGTCAGAGACCGACACAGAGACTCTAACTGTAACACACAGGTCCTTACACACAGGATCTGACCAcagatcagacccagagagactaGGGCTACTGGGCTGTCATCCTGCTCCCGGCTCAGAATATTTACCGGTATTTCACCAGAGCCAGAGGACGGTTAATTCCCGTGGGGATGTTGATGGTGACGCATTAGACACTGGCAGTGATGATCCATCTTGTTCTTACACTGCAGAGATGGATCCTGGCAAAATGCCCTTGGgtttagagacacagactgatctgtctagagaggactggaaccggtacagtagtagtgtatactctaaagggtgcctagataagaaaggggaggtTATAGTGGTAGATGAGGTGAAAGTGGAGAGCGATGCTCCTCCCACATGGAATACAGATAGTCACCTAGGAGACGGACACTCACAGGGCAGAGATTTCTTAAATTACAGGGGAAGCTTAGAGACAAATCTAAATGTCGCCACCCACTCCTCTTTAGATGCGTTCAGGGGTCGTGACCCAGTGTTCACGTCGATGGCACCTTCCGATTCACACGGCCAGATCCTTTTCgatcaggtattgaactcaaacGACAGGGCTAGAGCCCAGGTTCAGGGAGAAGAAGCCACATCAGGCAATAGTAAAGAGAAACGattcctctgcatgttctgtaacaaaggcttcagctgcccccagaaggtggagaggcaccagagggtccacacaggggagaaacccttcagctgtacccagtgtgagaagaggttctcccgccAGGACAACCTAAAGatgcaccagagggtccacacaggggagaaaccattcagctgtacccagtgtcacatgcgcttcgCCCTGGCTGGCAacctgaagatgcacctgaaggtccacacgggaGAACGGCCGTTCGCCTGTACGCACTGCGGGAAGAGGTTCTCTGAGAGGAGatacctcaggatacaccagcagaaaaaccaTGCCACTCTATGA